AACTCGCTGCTGAAATCCACCGCTTAGACCCAAAGCTTCAGATGTGTCTAAAGGGCGATGAAGACACGCACCGGCTATCACTCAGTCACCGGAGGACCTGAAACTGTGAATGGCTGCGTACTGACTGAATCAGAGCGGTGCTGCGTTCAGGGGCTGCTTGTAAACTCCCACTACTGAGTTCTTCATTAGCTAGTAACGCATATCATTGACGTTGATCCGAAACAGGTCCTAATCTATCATCAATAGCATGGTGGCTTAGTACCATTACTCACAAGACCCCCAATGAAACATcatacaaaataatgttttaaaagatgTGCATTATGTCTGAACCAAAATCATACAAGAAAAATCCCTTCAAAATCAGGCGATTTGTATTCGCAACGAAAATCATGCAAAACAAACCAAGTCATAAATCGAATTTAGTTTGTAAGGGACATATCCTattatgttccttttttatcttGCCACATACCCCGGAATCAAACAGAGCACACAATTACAATATTTCCAGCATCAAGTGAAAGCAGCATAAAACAGGCACTCAATGAATCGAGTTTTCCTTCTTGACTAAAAACAACGGAAAATTATTAATGTAGGCTATTATATAAAAATACTGATATTTAGAATATTATACAGGCACAGGAAAACTAAAAAAGACATAGAAAATATTGAGGATAAAAAACTCGAAGAAAAATACAGGCCTCATCTCTTTGCCTTGCATCAAGATCAAAGAGGACAAGACGAAATTCCATCCAACAAGTTAGATTTGTATAAAATCACTTATATACCTCTATTTATAATACTTAGGTCTGCATTTATCCAAGATTGCACTGTTGAGGCACTTGCGATTTTTAAGTTTTCAGATATTACATAATTACAATGGGCCTAGTTGTGTTTATGttatgacaataaacctttgaatcttaaattaatttaaacttTCATCCacggtttaaaaaaacaactccaCAGTTAACGGGGCCCATGGCCGATTggatattctttaaaaaacctATTCTCCCACATGTTTACAACTCATCATGAAATGAAGcttaactaaaataaataaaaggcaaataaataaaaacatgccaTCATTTCCCGATAAgactaaaatacaaacatgtaaatacaatacaattatttagAAATATCTAAACAAATGCCATAAGATACTCGTTATCTCAGGTGTACTTCTTGTAATCACCACCTTTATCACCATAtacaaaatattcatttaaatcatGTTATCACATACTAATTTTAGTTTGCCTAATTTAGCCGCCTATCCTCTGCCAGCAGAGACCTCACAGCTTGATCTTAGACTAGAGCATATGTATAACACTAGCCCCCAGACCATATTATCCATCAAGGataaggattttatttttttgtacttacattgacttgtttttatgctgctgcaacgaaaatgttcccaaaatgggatcaataaagtaattctatttattagggatgcaccgattgcaaaaatgtcggccgatgccgataCCGATACCGATACCGATGTTAGGAATAACAATTttgccgatgttttactatgtaacctgtaatggtagcgcaatgcagactaaggcagtCTATCCCTTTAAGacagagagtgggggatacgtgtgtgcatgtgtaagcgcgcgagagaggttgagcgagccgtagtaagtttctggaagttaacgggagtagcagcaagtataacaaaatcacaaatataaacgacggcctcccaagaacactgaagaatggatttaatttaccgatcctccagacacccggtacacggggcagaagtcctgcagcatgcgcagcgtgcagcagcagctcctcacagaggagagcagaggagaggagaggagaggagaggagaggagaggagaggagacgacgccccccccccgaatgactttaaagttacggcagacctacagtcactgttctaagccttcaaaatgatgacctgacttcagatttggtccgtcagatttaaaaacaacaacgctaacgcgacttctcccggtcacgtagcaaaacataacaTTGGTGACTGCCATCAGTGAcgtcaccttattttaccgatgtgccgatggtggtaaataggactaacatcggccgatgccgatgtctccccgatgtatcggtgcatccctacttactaactaactaactaactaactaacctctctctctctctctccctctctccctctctccctccatccatccatccatccatccatccagttACCCACCAGAAACATTTCTGACGTTGAGAACGTCTATTTTGAGGAAACGACAATAATATACTTGTTATCTTGTACAATCAATTTGAATATAGATACAAAAAGGATGAACTTGTAAGTTCAGGCAAGTTCAATGCATTAAACAGAGGTggggaaaagtactcagatcttgtacttgagtaaaagtagaagtactcagatcttgtacttgagttaaagtagaagtactcagatcttgtacttgagtaaaagtagaagtactcagatcttgtacttgagtaaaagtagaagtactcagatcttgtacttgagtaaaagtagaagtactcagatcttgtacttgagttaaagtagaagtactcagatcttgtacttgagtaaaagtagaagtactcagatcttgtacttgagtaaaagtagaagtactcagatcttgtacttgagtaaaagtagaagtattcagatcttgtacttgagtaaacgtagaagtactcaggtcttgtacttgagtaaaagtagaagtactcaggtcttgtacttgagtaaacgtagaagtactcagatcttgtacttgagtaaacgtagaagtaccagagtgtaggaatactctgtttgTATACTGtagggtagctgctgaatttactccaggtatTTATATAGTATTATTAAGagttgattacatttcaaataagtATTCCAAATATGATAAGTAGGTTAATGTATTAAATAAGTGTATTATGAGTAAAcgcaatatttacctctgaattgtagtgcagtaaaagtacaaagtaatacaaataaattaaatactcaagtaaagtacaagtatctcaaaattgtacctaAGTGCAGTTCTTGAATAAaggtacttagttactttacaccactgtaaATAAGTAAACGTAGGGGTCCAATGGTAAACTGGGAAATACGTTTTACTGCAGCAAAGAGCTTTTCATCATCATTAAGTCAAACAACAGAGGTGTTTCCCTGTGCTATCCATAACACCACTATGGCTGAGTCAGGCCATATTCACTTAAACTGCTCTTGCCACATGTCAGTGTTAGTGATGTAAATTGAACACATCACTAAAGGAAACAGATGTTGTTACCGAATGAAAAATCAACCCTGCCATTCGAGCTTTGAAAATGTGATTGTCTATGCATCTTACCAACGAAGTAGAAAGCCATACGTCAGTTGACATCGTGCAAATCAGATACTTTGTTTCTTAAACGGCAAGGAGGATTTTAGACACGTTGGTTAGCCTGGTAGATAGTGGTAACCGCTAGCTAAACAGCACCCGCTAGCTAGGTGGCtctaaaaacactttaaaacaacatttctttaccTCCTTGCGTCACATTCCGATTCAGTGTTTTGACCGACTGCTAGATTTATACGCTGGGCAGTCACCTTGCTTCatgtgagaaaagaaagaggagagttGTGGTAGAAAGCAGCCGGTTTAGATGTACTCGTTCACTTAGCTGGAGTGGAGAATCTTTGTTTTGGTTCGGACAAACGGAGTTCGCGTGAAACATATCGCGAGACAAGCGCACACACAAGGGATAAACCCAGCGCGTGCCACAAGCGCGCACACATGGCTGTAAAATGTAGACATATAACTACGTGttatgtaactaagtacatttactggaCATGAAGtatactgtacttaagtacactcTTGAGTTAGTTGTAGTCCActggagtatttccattttaggttacttctactccacagcaattcagaggtaaatctgcaaaatgaatatttcacttttgatactttaagtatatttagatgcctttatttttaccttttactTTATTCCTACACTTTGGTACTTCTACGTATACTCTAGTACACGATcggagtactttttccacctctgtttACTACCGTCTATGGTAAAGAACAGCAGGCTTGCTTTTTTAAAGGGGCAAATaccacattaaaacacatcatttaaatacatttaatttattaatctAAAACTTcacttgtaaaaaataaaacggcctattttaaaaataaatattaacaaaataattatacatacatacacacacacacacacacacacacacacacacacacacacacacacacacacacacacacacacacacacacatacacatacacacatacacacatacacacatacacacatacacacatacacacatacatacatacatacatacatacatacatacatacatacatacatacatacatacatgcattgaaataaaatacaggaATGCCCGTTAATTGGGGCATTGTCAAATTATAAAGAATATTATAAAGAACATTGTTTGTTCCAGTCTTTATCTGCTTCAATTTAATGAAGTAAGTAGCTTTATGAGAGGTTTACACCACCAACtgttaattttttaaaaagtgcctCCACAGGAAAGTTTTGACTGGCAAAGCCAGTCTTAAGTTTCATAAAAcaattttataaataaaaggaaatagtgaaaatgtaaactaaacaaaattaaaaaacattctaATAAAAGTCGCATTCAGACACCTATACACTTTAtgaacaatgtttaaaaaaaataaataaaaagaagccTTAAGTTCTGTAAAAATGTTGTCGAAAGACGGATCAAATCAAAATCATGACTTCTTCGGACTTTAAGAGCTTTTCCAATAAATCCAGCGCGTACTGGATGTCTTCTGGCGTCATGTCTCTGAGGTCGGGCAGCTCCTCTGGACGCGGCCTCCTTCTGCGGCCGACCTCCGCGCTGCTGGCCCGGGCTGGCCCGCCGTGGATGCCCCGGAGCCGGAGCTGCAGCCACTCCCGGCGCTCCTTCACCTGCTTTAGCTCCCCGAGGTTGTGCATGAGCTGGACCTCACTCACCGTCCTCTTACTGCACATACAATCATTCATAAAGTCAAACATTGCAAAAAGAGGTAGTGGCTATACGAAGGGTGTTCAATATCGTAACAGCGGTACTCTGTAGTGGAGTTGATCTTAATTGATCCGAAAGAGACGTTAGGAGGGGAGGGTTACCTTAGGGCGCGCGCTTCACAGAGAGGGCAGAGGTGTAGAATGCACAGGGAAATGAACCAGATTTTATATTCCAGACTGCGCATGTTGACTTGataatctgttttaaaaaatgaaagtaaaaaaatgaatgaaaacatcatTAACATCTCAtgatcatttttttctccattaaaCAACTAATAAACTCTCACAACTTGGAAtgtttggaaaataataaagcattattatattttaaaatcccattgagcccttttttaaaacagtccTACAGTTTGTAAATTGATGGCCACAGTTAATTCaatctttaataaaatgttagttttttttttttaatcttggaATTCCTATGACATGGTAAACATTATGTTATAGGCTACTGGAATGCCAATCTAAAAACAGATTTATTAGAATAAACATTAATCAACTTGTGTTGTGTCTCATCATCTCACTGTGAACATACCTCTGGTGCTGCCGGTCTGATAGAGTTGTGTATAAAGTGAAGTCAGGCTGCTGTAGTGGTTAGCTCCCATCAGTTATGATAGGCACTGGACTCCCCAACTTCCTTTTATAGCCCCCGGCCCGGCCATTGATGAGCTGCCTTCATTATCGCTGTTGATGTCACACCTCCAGCtcctggggagggggggagacggggggggggggcgggggggggggggggagacggGGGGCAGGACAGGAATGACAACACCTCCTCTGAGCTTCAGGCTATCACCTCTGTCATTCCACAGCAAACTAATGGCTCTGCATGTTCTACCCAAATATCCTCACTCCCACCTCCATGCATGACATGCATACACCAAAGTCCCAAACATTTAATAGGAATGTCTGTCAGTTATATCATTGATCCAACCATGCAGTTTTAATCTCTAGGTTTGGGGAgaaacagattacatgtaaccAGATtaagtaatcaggatacaaaaaaaaaaggtgactATTTGATTGCAGTTAGAAAGAAATCAGAAtagtgttatttttaaaataaaatagacatAACTAGCCGGATTACAGTGTTTACAttccattaaaatgaaataaattgatttaaatattaatatatattatacagtagGTAGACATACTGAGTTAATTTTTCTTCTAGGCTACTTtaattcttctttatttcaaatacatttcttttcgAATGCAGTaggtggacacctgatttatAAAACAAGAATACAGTCCATGCTTTTGAATACTGTATTAAGcttaaacagcatttgtaagCTATTACTGTTACTACATATACATtgaaatatcttggtttcttcttttccaaGGTTACATTAAACATcgcagttatttattttctcttgttttttgaagtgatccaaaagtaacagaaagtaatcaggttacattacttttatactGTAATaatcagattaggttactgattacatttttcacatggaACTAGTTATTGTAAtagattatattttaaagtgaccCTCCAAACCCTGTTAATCTCCACACCTACTGTATGTTGatcacaatataactacagttTGGACTAAAAAGTAAGCCCTGTTGCCAACATTCAAACGTCACTTTCCCCAGCCCTGCGTAGATTTCCCCctgcacattttcaattttgcaTGCTTCTTGGTTATTTTTCACCTACTTTTGTCGAGTGGCCAGATCTATTAGTCCACATCTGATGTAACCTTTTTTGTCTGACTCCCAGCCTGCAGCAACAATAGCGACAACATTTGGATGAATTTATGACTCTCATTGACCATTTGGGGGTCTCCCAGGTTACATAGGCACTTCACTCAAgaatttacattgttttaatgaGTTCGCCTCCAGAAAAAGAGCTTTTACACGAACCTGACGTCAGAGAAAACTGTCTCAATCAAAGAGCGAGTGCGAGTTCAAGGAGTGTGTCAGGGAGTGATGCTGCTGCCGTCATTGTCTTGT
Above is a genomic segment from Eleginops maclovinus isolate JMC-PN-2008 ecotype Puerto Natales chromosome 2, JC_Emac_rtc_rv5, whole genome shotgun sequence containing:
- the LOC134858173 gene encoding parathyroid hormone-like, whose amino-acid sequence is MGANHYSSLTSLYTQLYQTGSTRDYQVNMRSLEYKIWFISLCILHLCPLCEARALSKRTVSEVQLMHNLGELKQVKERREWLQLRLRGIHGGPARASSAEVGRRRRPRPEELPDLRDMTPEDIQYALDLLEKLLKSEEVMILI